TCAACGCTTtttcccaccccaccccacccctccctcctctccgttCCAACGAAAGCACACACGAAGATGCCGAAATCGAAGCGCGCCAAGATTGTTCCGCTCACCAAGACGCAGGCGAAGACGCGCGAGGACAAGGACAAGCTCATTGAGCGGATCCGCGAGGCGTTGGAGGACTACAGTGATGTCTACACCTTTCAGCTCCACAACATCCGCACCAACATCCTGCAGCAGATTCGCGAGGAGCGCGCCGGAGATAGCCGCATCTTCCTGGGCAACAACAAGGTCATGATGATCGCCATCGGACGGGATGAGGAGAGCGCGCAGAGGCAGAACTTGCACAAGTTGTCACCGTTTCTCACGGGACTGTGTGGGCTGCTCTTCACGAACCTCAGCAAGAAGGAAGTAAAGGAATACTTTGCAACTGTTGGAGCCCCAGTCTACGCCCGCACCGGGCAGACGGCTACGGAGTCGCTCGTGCTCAAGGGCGgtccgctgccgcagttCCCGCACAGCATGTTTGACCACCTCGCCAAGCTTGGTCTTCCCATTAAGCTGGATCGCGGGGTCAttgtgctgctgcaagaCACCACCGTGTGCGAGCCGGGTGACACGCTCAGCGCGGAGGCCGCGCAGCTTCTGAAGCTCTTTGGGGTTCAGTCTGCCAAGTTCAAGATGGACTTGACAGCGCACTGGACAAGCGGCGTAGCGAAGAAGGTCAGCAGTAGTGCATCGAAGAGAAGTGAGAAGTAGCGAAAGTATCGCCGCCCGTCAGCGTCCTTGCAGGGCGATGGGAGCACGTTGGACGGCTTTTTGCCGATGCCTCTAGTCTTGGGGAGGCATGGGACGGAGAGCCGAAGAAGGGCGTTGCGGGGGCCGCTTAGCTCACGCTTCTTTGGCACCGCTTTCGGAAAGTTGTTTCATCAAGGTGCAAGTCTACACTGGtgtctctccgtctctgcgcctgtgcgccgatgagtgtgtgtgtgtgtgcgcgcgcatgcgtgacTCGCGTCTAACTGGTAATGATGTGCACGTCTCTCTTGTGGGGAGTGTTTAAGAAGCGAATAAGCGCATCTTCTCTATGTGTTCACGGTTGACTTGATAAGCCAACTACCCATCGACAGGAAAGGAGACGGTCGATGCCAACTCGTTCGAGTGCCTCTGTCGGGTGCACAGCCATTGACTTTTCgtcagggaggggggggggagaggggaggggagaggaggggcagcgccgtgctgctcacTAAGAAGGGCTTTCCTTGTACTACGAATGCTCTCTGGCGACTCCGGGGCGCGTCATTGAATGAGGGCAGCTCTCCAAGGGTCTCGAGCACGTGACaaggagctgccgcgccttTGCTTGTACGCTCCAAGAGTTCTGCGTGCACTTGCCCCGCTGACATGCGCAGGCCCCGTCCATCGATGACGATCACTGCTCTTTTCATGTCTTCCGGTGTCTCTCTACCTCTTCTGTTTTGTCTCCCGTCTTCTCTGAAAAACGCTTCGCCATCTCTTTCGAatgcgaaaaaaaaaaacggtgCCCGTTAGCGTTGAGGTGTATGAGATGTGCttcgcaccgctgctgctgctgctgctgctcacctctctctttctctcgctgccCGCTCCTTTCACTGGCCTTTGCTTCTGCTTCACACTCTTCGTCTTTTTCGTTCAGTTCtcgtggtgtgtgtgtgtgtgtgtgtgtgtgtcagaAGAGATATCTCTTGATCTCTGTTCTCTGTACCTGTCTGACTGTCCACGCACCTTAAAAGCAATATCGCAGTGCCTTTCCAGTGGGACAGGTGCGCCATTGGTGAAGAGCTCTGCACGACAAAGTCATTGAGAGCCAGTTTTTATGTGTGCTGTCGCTCCTTCGCACAGTACTCCTCAGCGCCTGTACTGCCTGGAAGGAAccgtttgtttttttgtttgtagCCCTTTTGCTGTGTTCTTCGCAACTGTTGGAGAAGTCAATGCCTTCACTTGACACACGGGATGCAGTGAAGCACTATGAGCTGCGTCACAACGTCTTGCTGCAGAGTATTCTACCCGGGGgcctcctttcctctctgGAACTGAAGGGGCGTTGTGAGGCTTTTTTGGTGCCGCGACAGGTCTcgctcgaggtgctgcacaTTGCCCCGTACTTTGTAGCTACTGCACAGCGTCTATCCACCGAGTCGAGCGCCAAagccgcaccaccgctcTCGGCGCTCTTTGGTGGGGAAGACGACGCGGCAGAGAGGGGCGGATCTCCCCAACAGGGTACTGACGCCACGAATGATGGGAGGCGGACCGGCGGCGTGACGTTTCCGCCAGAGAACGCCGACGCTTTCAGGGCTGCCCTCGCCCGGTTTCTCGAGTATCACCTCCTGCACTTCGACGGCTTTGGAAACTCCGAGTTCACCAACCTTAGCGGTCAGCGCGGCTCCTTCGCCGAAGATCTGGACCATGTGAAACGATTCGGCCACTTTGGCCAAGTCGCGGTCCTTGCTGATGCCGATGCGCTCCGACCAAGAGGTTGCGGTGCCAGTGCTGACGgtaccgccgcagccgctggcgATCTTCCATGCCATCCCTCGTCTCTACAAATCTTCATAATCGACAAACCTTTGATGGACTCGGATGAAGTGCGCCTCGTCAGGGAGACGCTGTACAAGCTCACAGTGTCCGCAGTTTCCGAAATCGA
The window above is part of the Leishmania major strain Friedlin complete genome, chromosome 36 genome. Proteins encoded here:
- a CDS encoding putative 60S acidic ribosomal protein, coding for MPKSKRAKIVPLTKTQAKTREDKDKLIERIREALEDYSDVYTFQLHNIRTNILQQIREERAGDSRIFLGNNKVMMIAIGRDEESAQRQNLHKLSPFLTGLCGLLFTNLSKKEVKEYFATVGAPVYARTGQTATESLVLKGGPLPQFPHSMFDHLAKLGLPIKLDRGVIVLLQDTTVCEPGDTLSAEAAQLLKLFGVQSAKFKMDLTAHWTSGVAKKVSSSASKRSEK